A portion of the Helicobacter pylori NQ4053 genome contains these proteins:
- the folD gene encoding bifunctional methylenetetrahydrofolate dehydrogenase/methenyltetrahydrofolate cyclohydrolase FolD: protein MPNRGVVLLDGQALAYDIEKDLKNKIQTITAQTHKSPKLAVILVGKDPASITYVNMKIKACQRVGMDFDLKTLQENITEAELLSFIKDYNTDQNISGVLVQLPLPRHIDTKMVLEAIDPNKDVDGFHPLNIGKLCTQKESFLPATPMGVMRLLEHYHIGIKGKDVAIIGASNIIGKPLSMLMLNAGASVSVCHILTKDISFYTQSADIVCVGVGKPDLIKASMLKKGAVVVDIGINHLNDGRIVGDVDFTNAQKVAGFITPVPKGVGPMTIVSLLENTLIAFEKQQRKGF from the coding sequence ATGCCAAATAGGGGCGTTGTTTTATTAGATGGGCAAGCGTTAGCTTATGATATAGAAAAAGATTTGAAAAATAAAATCCAAACAATAACCGCGCAAACGCATAAAAGCCCCAAACTGGCCGTGATTTTAGTGGGAAAAGACCCTGCGAGTATCACTTATGTCAATATGAAGATCAAAGCATGCCAAAGGGTGGGCATGGATTTTGATTTAAAAACTCTCCAAGAAAATATTACTGAAGCTGAATTGCTGTCCTTCATTAAAGATTACAATACCGATCAAAACATTTCAGGCGTTTTAGTCCAGCTCCCTTTGCCCAGACACATTGATACTAAAATGGTTTTAGAAGCCATTGACCCAAACAAAGATGTGGATGGTTTCCACCCCCTTAATATCGGCAAGCTCTGCACTCAAAAAGAATCGTTTCTGCCAGCCACCCCTATGGGCGTGATGCGTCTTTTAGAGCATTATCATATTGGAATCAAGGGCAAGGATGTGGCGATTATTGGGGCGAGCAATATCATTGGAAAACCTTTAAGCATGCTCATGTTAAACGCTGGGGCTAGCGTGAGCGTGTGCCATATTTTGACTAAAGACATTAGTTTTTACACCCAAAGCGCTGATATTGTCTGCGTGGGCGTGGGTAAGCCTGATTTGATTAAAGCGAGCATGTTAAAAAAAGGGGCTGTAGTGGTGGATATTGGGATCAATCATTTAAATGATGGGCGTATCGTGGGCGATGTGGATTTTACCAACGCGCAAAAAGTCGCCGGTTTTATCACCCCTGTGCCTAAAGGCGTGGGGCCTATGACGATCGTCTCGCTTTTAGAAAACACTCTAATCGCTTTTGAAAAACAACAAAGGAAGGGATTTTAA
- a CDS encoding LTA synthase family protein, with product MKPLSNALFSLFLKGFYFTFFMSLLFVFNRIGFILYTGYYKHALKNPIFDEIIKTLFNGARYDNRVVSSLAILFIIIGLLGLFIPKHQTRMLNIVACFSIAIILFLNIANIVYYGIYGNVFDENLLEFLHEDTLTILKMSGEYPILSSFSLFVILSVLISFIYFKLQNALFKPTNVYQITKPLKTFILFALFSLTQMFYINAQLSFVGASLDLSIEPAKDPFLMKITPGAFRNLYLLARNYRQSHNLKFSDFAKETPLEVAKNYFNLKENPSNNLYELLSQTSHNDSLQTIQHVFYIVSESLSSWHFDKKFDSIGLTSALQDLVKKEHAYMLSAFIEGAPRTVKSLDVQITGLPYINDNNLVNSGVILPSFPMAIGNITKTLGYKNNFYYGGSGIWNKLTSFTKKQGFHALYFNNHLLAFVKNKPYPKPIESNWGVHDNILFDYILENTNPHEKTFSMVMTLSNHAIKNVNLKAFGVPLEKIQQFVEKTPKSENLPDANSLGHIYWYDKVIVNFIKKASQKFPNSLFIITGDHFDRSYEYAKNDLYTIKSVPLILYAPTLKPKKISQVGSHLDIAPTIIELVAPKGFQFVSFGKPLFSNNTTNPPSHPNYALGYEAIATKDYFYNPSSGLRYLNENPKEPEDKQNDKKQNDKIEASKFYQQLESLKALSFYLLYHGANLKD from the coding sequence ATGAAACCCTTATCTAATGCCCTTTTTTCGCTCTTTTTAAAAGGTTTTTATTTCACCTTTTTTATGAGCTTGTTGTTTGTGTTCAATCGTATCGGCTTTATCCTTTATACTGGCTATTATAAGCATGCTTTAAAAAACCCTATTTTTGATGAAATCATTAAAACCCTATTCAATGGGGCAAGATACGATAATCGTGTGGTTTCAAGCCTGGCGATTCTTTTTATCATCATCGGGTTATTGGGGTTATTTATCCCTAAACACCAAACCAGAATGCTTAATATTGTGGCGTGTTTTTCTATCGCTATTATCCTGTTTTTAAATATTGCGAACATTGTTTATTATGGCATTTATGGGAATGTGTTTGATGAAAATTTATTAGAATTTTTGCATGAAGACACGCTCACGATTTTAAAAATGAGCGGGGAATACCCTATTCTTTCTAGTTTTTCACTCTTTGTAATCCTTAGCGTTTTAATTTCTTTTATCTATTTCAAACTCCAAAACGCCCTTTTTAAGCCCACAAATGTTTATCAAATCACCAAACCCCTTAAAACTTTCATTTTATTTGCGCTTTTTTCGCTCACGCAAATGTTTTACATCAATGCGCAGTTGAGCTTTGTTGGCGCATCTTTAGATCTCAGTATAGAGCCAGCCAAAGATCCTTTTTTAATGAAAATTACCCCCGGGGCGTTTCGCAACCTTTATCTTTTAGCGCGCAATTACAGACAAAGCCATAACCTTAAATTCAGCGATTTTGCTAAAGAAACGCCTTTAGAAGTGGCGAAAAATTATTTCAATCTTAAAGAGAACCCTTCAAACAACCTCTATGAGTTGCTTTCTCAAACAAGCCACAACGATTCTCTTCAAACCATTCAACATGTTTTCTATATCGTTTCAGAGTCCTTAAGCTCATGGCATTTTGATAAAAAATTTGATTCTATAGGGCTAACGAGCGCTTTACAAGATTTGGTTAAAAAAGAACATGCCTACATGCTTTCTGCTTTTATTGAAGGCGCCCCACGGACCGTTAAAAGCCTGGATGTTCAGATCACAGGCTTGCCCTATATCAATGATAATAACTTAGTCAATTCAGGGGTGATCCTCCCTAGTTTTCCTATGGCGATTGGCAATATCACAAAAACTTTAGGTTATAAAAACAACTTTTATTATGGGGGTAGCGGGATTTGGAACAAACTCACGAGTTTCACCAAAAAACAAGGTTTTCACGCCCTTTATTTCAATAACCATCTCTTAGCATTTGTTAAAAACAAGCCCTACCCTAAACCCATAGAGAGCAACTGGGGAGTGCATGATAATATTCTATTTGACTATATTTTAGAAAACACCAACCCCCATGAAAAAACTTTCAGCATGGTCATGACTTTAAGCAACCACGCGATCAAAAACGTGAATCTCAAAGCCTTTGGCGTGCCTTTAGAAAAAATCCAACAATTTGTGGAAAAAACCCCTAAATCAGAAAATTTACCGGACGCTAATTCTTTGGGGCATATTTACTGGTATGACAAAGTGATAGTCAATTTCATCAAAAAAGCCAGCCAAAAATTCCCCAATTCGCTTTTTATCATCACAGGGGATCACTTTGACAGGAGCTATGAATACGCTAAAAACGATTTATATACCATTAAATCCGTGCCGCTTATTTTATATGCCCCTACTTTAAAGCCTAAAAAAATCAGTCAAGTCGGCTCGCATTTAGACATCGCCCCTACAATTATTGAATTAGTCGCCCCTAAAGGCTTTCAATTCGTGAGTTTCGGGAAGCCCTTATTTTCTAACAATACAACAAACCCTCCAAGCCACCCCAATTACGCGCTAGGCTATGAAGCGATCGCTACTAAAGATTATTTTTATAACCCAAGTTCAGGGTTAAGGTATTTGAATGAAAACCCTAAAGAGCCAGAGGATAAACAAAACGACAAGAAACAAAACGACAAAATAGAAGCTTCTAAGTTTTATCAGCAATTAGAATCTTTGAAAGCCCTTAGTTTCTACTTGCTCTATCATGGGGCTAATCTTAAAGATTGA
- a CDS encoding exo-alpha-sialidase: MEPSRNRLKHAAFFVGLFIVSFLIIMTHQTPPYAFTHNQTLVTQTPPYFTQLTIPKPNDALSVHASALISLPNDNLLSAYFSGTKEGARDVKISANLFDSKTNRWSEAFTILTKEDLSHHSHEYIKKLGNPLLFLHDDKILLFVVGVSMGGWATSKIYQFESALESVRFKFARKLSLSPFLNLSHLVRNKPLNTTDGGFMLPLYHELATQYPLLLKFDQQNNPRELLRPNTLNHQLQPSLTPFKDCAVMAFRNHSFKDSLMLETCKTPTAWQKPISTNLKNLDDSLNLLNLNGILYLIHNPSDLSLRRKELWLSKLENSNSFKTLKVLDKANEVSYPSYSLNPHFIDIVYTHNRSHIKHIRFNMAYLKSLLK, encoded by the coding sequence TTGGAACCTTCAAGAAATCGCCTAAAACATGCCGCCTTTTTTGTGGGGCTTTTTATCGTTTCATTTTTAATTATAATGACGCATCAAACCCCCCCCTATGCTTTCACGCACAATCAAACCCTTGTTACTCAAACCCCCCCCTATTTCACTCAGCTCACTATCCCTAAACCAAATGACGCTTTAAGCGTGCATGCGAGCGCTTTAATCAGCTTGCCTAATGATAATCTCTTGAGCGCTTATTTTAGCGGCACTAAAGAAGGGGCAAGGGATGTGAAAATCAGCGCGAATCTTTTTGACAGCAAAACTAATCGCTGGAGCGAAGCCTTCACTATTTTAACCAAAGAAGATCTTTCTCATCATTCGCATGAATACATCAAAAAATTAGGTAACCCCTTGCTTTTTTTGCATGACGATAAAATTTTGTTGTTTGTCGTAGGGGTGAGCATGGGCGGGTGGGCCACTTCTAAAATCTATCAATTTGAAAGCGCTTTAGAGTCGGTTCGTTTTAAGTTTGCGCGAAAACTCTCTTTAAGCCCTTTTTTAAATTTGAGCCATTTAGTAAGGAATAAGCCTTTAAACACCACTGATGGCGGGTTTATGCTACCGCTCTATCACGAATTAGCCACCCAATACCCCTTGTTGTTGAAATTTGACCAACAAAATAATCCAAGAGAGCTTCTAAGGCCTAATACCCTAAACCACCAGCTCCAGCCAAGCCTAACCCCCTTTAAAGACTGCGCTGTCATGGCGTTTAGAAACCATTCTTTTAAAGATAGCCTCATGCTAGAAACCTGCAAGACCCCCACCGCTTGGCAAAAACCCATTTCTACAAATCTTAAAAACTTAGATGATTCTTTGAATTTACTCAATTTAAATGGAATATTGTATTTGATCCACAACCCTAGCGATTTATCTTTGCGTCGTAAAGAACTCTGGCTTTCTAAATTAGAAAACTCAAACTCTTTTAAAACCTTAAAAGTTTTAGACAAAGCCAATGAAGTGAGTTACCCAAGCTATAGCCTTAATCCTCATTTTATAGATATTGTCTATACCCATAACCGCTCTCACATCAAACACATCCGTTTCAATATGGCTTATTTAAAATCCCTTCTCAAGTAA
- the pyrC gene encoding dihydroorotase, protein MEITLFDPIDAHLHVRENALLKAVLRYSSEPFSAAVIMPNLSKPLINTPTTLEYEEEILNHSSNFKPLMSLYFNDGLTLEELQRAQEKGVRFLKLYPKGMTTNAQNGTSDLLGEKTLEILENAQKLGFILCIHAEQAGFCLDKEFLCHSVLETFALSFPKLKIIIEHLSDWRSIALIEKHDNLYATLTLHHISMTLDDLLGGSLNPHCFCKPLIKTKKDQERLLSLALKAHPKISFGSDSAPHFISKKHSASIPAGIFSAPILLPALCELFEKHNALENLQAFISDNAKKIYALENLPSKKARLSKKPFIVPTHTLCLNEKIAILRGGETLSWNLQEIA, encoded by the coding sequence ATGGAAATCACGCTTTTTGACCCCATAGACGCCCACTTGCATGTGCGAGAAAATGCGCTTTTAAAAGCGGTGTTAAGATATTCTAGCGAGCCTTTTAGCGCTGCAGTGATCATGCCTAATCTCAGTAAGCCCTTAATCAACACTCCAACCACCCTTGAATACGAAGAAGAAATTTTAAACCATTCTTCAAACTTCAAGCCTTTAATGAGTTTGTATTTTAATGATGGTTTGACTTTAGAAGAATTGCAACGCGCCCAAGAAAAAGGCGTCAGGTTTTTAAAGCTCTACCCCAAAGGCATGACCACAAACGCGCAAAACGGCACTTCGGATTTGTTGGGTGAAAAAACTTTAGAGATTTTAGAAAACGCCCAAAAATTAGGCTTTATTTTATGCATCCACGCAGAACAAGCCGGGTTTTGTTTGGATAAAGAATTTTTATGCCATAGCGTTTTAGAAACTTTCGCGCTTTCATTCCCTAAACTCAAAATCATTATAGAGCATTTGAGCGATTGGCGCAGTATCGCTTTAATTGAAAAGCATGACAACCTCTATGCGACTTTAACTTTACACCATATCAGCATGACTTTAGATGATTTATTAGGGGGGAGTTTGAACCCGCATTGTTTTTGCAAACCTTTAATCAAAACCAAAAAAGACCAAGAAAGGCTTTTATCCCTTGCTTTAAAAGCCCACCCTAAAATCTCTTTTGGCTCTGATAGCGCTCCGCATTTCATTTCTAAAAAGCATAGCGCTAGCATCCCGGCGGGCATCTTTTCTGCCCCTATTTTATTGCCTGCGTTATGTGAACTTTTTGAAAAACACAACGCTTTAGAAAACTTGCAAGCCTTTATCAGCGATAACGCTAAAAAAATCTACGCGCTAGAAAATTTGCCCAGTAAAAAAGCACGTTTGTCTAAAAAACCTTTTATAGTCCCTACACACACGCTTTGCTTGAATGAAAAAATTGCTATCTTAAGAGGGGGCGAAACGCTATCTTGGAACCTTCAAGAAATCGCCTAA
- a CDS encoding energy transducer TonB, which produces MPENSKLQPAKLGKNFDPVDHSNRNFFFSLILSVLLHWLIYFLFEHREDFFPSKPKLVKLNPENLLVLKRGHSQDPSKNTPGAPKPTLAGPQKPPTPPTPPTPPTPPTPPKPIEKPKPEPKPKPKPEPKKPNHKHKALKKVEKVEEKKVVEEKKEEKKVVEQKVEQKKIEEKKPVKKEFDPNQLSFLPKEVAPPRQENNKGLDNQTRRDIDELYGEEFGDLGTAEKDFIRNNLRDIGRITQKYLEYPQVAAYLGQDGTNAVEFYLHPNGDISDLKIIIGSEYKMLDDNTLKTIQIAYKDYPRPKTKTLIRIRVRYYLGGN; this is translated from the coding sequence ATGCCGGAAAATTCTAAACTACAACCTGCTAAGTTAGGGAAAAATTTTGATCCTGTGGATCATTCTAACAGGAATTTTTTCTTTTCTCTCATTCTGTCTGTATTATTACACTGGTTGATTTATTTTTTATTTGAACACAGAGAAGATTTTTTTCCTTCAAAACCCAAGCTCGTTAAATTAAATCCTGAAAATTTATTGGTTTTAAAAAGAGGCCATTCGCAAGATCCCAGCAAAAACACCCCGGGTGCTCCTAAACCCACGCTAGCTGGCCCTCAAAAACCCCCAACACCCCCCACCCCACCCACACCCCCTACTCCGCCAACCCCACCAAAACCCATAGAAAAGCCAAAGCCTGAGCCTAAACCAAAGCCCAAACCTGAACCCAAAAAGCCCAACCACAAACATAAGGCGCTCAAAAAAGTGGAAAAAGTGGAAGAGAAAAAAGTAGTAGAGGAGAAAAAAGAAGAGAAAAAAGTAGTGGAACAAAAAGTAGAACAGAAAAAAATAGAAGAGAAAAAACCTGTTAAAAAAGAATTTGACCCCAATCAGCTTTCTTTCTTGCCTAAAGAAGTTGCACCACCCAGACAAGAAAACAATAAAGGCTTGGATAACCAGACTAGAAGGGATATTGATGAATTGTATGGTGAAGAATTTGGGGATTTAGGCACAGCTGAAAAAGATTTCATCAGGAATAATTTAAGGGATATTGGGCGCATCACGCAAAAATATTTAGAATACCCTCAAGTAGCGGCTTATTTAGGGCAAGACGGGACGAATGCGGTAGAGTTTTACTTGCACCCTAATGGCGATATTAGCGATCTTAAAATCATCATTGGCTCTGAATATAAAATGCTTGATGACAACACCCTAAAGACAATTCAGATCGCTTATAAGGATTACCCACGCCCCAAAACTAAAACGCTCATTCGCATTAGAGTGCGTTATTACTTAGGGGGCAATTAA
- the fliN gene encoding flagellar motor switch protein FliN, whose protein sequence is MPETEANKLKIAEKEKEKANKERELELSTYLEELICDYKNLLDMEIVFSAELGSTQIPLLQILRFEKGSVIDLQKPAGESVDTFVNGRVIGKGEVMVFERNLAIRLNEILDSNAIVYYLAKNS, encoded by the coding sequence ATGCCAGAAACAGAAGCTAATAAGTTAAAAATAGCCGAAAAAGAAAAAGAGAAAGCGAATAAAGAAAGAGAACTAGAGCTTTCCACTTATTTAGAAGAACTCATCTGCGATTATAAAAATCTTTTAGACATGGAGATTGTTTTTAGCGCAGAACTTGGCTCTACGCAAATCCCTTTGTTGCAAATTTTGCGTTTTGAAAAAGGCTCTGTGATTGATTTGCAAAAACCCGCCGGAGAGAGCGTGGATACTTTTGTGAACGGGCGGGTTATTGGTAAGGGTGAGGTGATGGTTTTTGAAAGGAATTTAGCCATTCGTTTGAATGAAATCCTTGATTCTAACGCCATTGTGTATTATCTCGCTAAAAATTCATGA
- the nth gene encoding endonuclease III yields the protein MGLKRAKTYQKAQQIKELLLKHYPNQTTELHHKNPYELLVATILSAQCTDARVNQITPKLFEKYPSVNDLALASLEEVKEIIKSVSYFNNKSKHLISMAQKVVRDFKGVIPSTQKELMSLDGVGQKTANVVLSVCFDANYMAVDTHVFRTTHRLGLSGANTPIKTEKELSELFKDNLSKLHHALILFGRYTCKAKNPLCGACFLKEFCVSKASFKA from the coding sequence ATGGGTTTAAAACGCGCTAAAACTTACCAAAAAGCCCAACAAATCAAAGAGTTGCTCTTAAAACATTACCCCAACCAAACCACCGAATTGCACCATAAAAACCCCTATGAATTGTTAGTGGCTACCATTTTAAGCGCTCAATGCACGGACGCTAGAGTGAATCAAATAACGCCCAAGTTATTTGAAAAATACCCAAGCGTGAACGATTTAGCGCTCGCTTCTTTAGAAGAGGTTAAAGAGATTATTAAATCCGTTTCGTATTTCAACAACAAAAGCAAGCATTTAATCAGTATGGCGCAAAAAGTGGTTAGGGATTTTAAGGGCGTTATCCCCTCTACGCAAAAAGAATTGATGAGTTTAGATGGTGTGGGACAAAAAACCGCTAATGTGGTGCTTTCAGTGTGCTTTGACGCAAATTATATGGCGGTAGATACCCATGTGTTCCGCACGACGCACCGATTAGGATTAAGTGGCGCTAACACGCCCATTAAAACCGAAAAGGAATTGAGCGAGCTTTTTAAAGACAACCTATCCAAACTCCACCATGCCTTAATCTTGTTTGGCCGCTACACCTGCAAAGCTAAAAACCCCTTATGCGGTGCGTGTTTTTTAAAAGAATTTTGCGTTTCTAAAGCTAGCTTTAAGGCGTAG
- a CDS encoding FeoA family protein, translated as MTLNEAIKDKVYEIVEIANCDEALKKRFLSFGIHEGVQCILLHYSMKKATLSIKINRIQVALRSHEAQYLVIKESV; from the coding sequence ATGACGCTCAATGAAGCCATTAAAGACAAAGTTTATGAAATCGTAGAAATCGCTAACTGCGATGAAGCCCTTAAAAAACGCTTCCTCTCTTTTGGTATCCATGAAGGGGTTCAATGCATTCTTTTGCATTATTCTATGAAAAAAGCCACGCTTTCAATTAAAATCAACCGCATTCAAGTGGCTTTAAGATCCCATGAAGCGCAATACCTTGTCATCAAAGAAAGCGTGTGA
- a CDS encoding DUF3971 domain-containing protein, translating to MNKRKHVSKKVFNVIILFVAVFTLLVVIHKTLSNGIHIQNLKIGKLGISELYLKLNNKLSLEVERIDLSSFFHQKPTKKRLEVSDLIKNIRYGIWAVSYFEKLKVKEIILDDKNKANIFFDGNKYELEFPGVKGEFSLEDDKNIKLKIINLLFKDIKVQVDGNAHYSPKARKMAFNLIVKPLIEPSAAIYLQGLTDLKTIELKINTSPMKSLAFLKPLFQRQSQKNLKTWIFDKIQFASFKIDNALIKANFTPGEFVPSLLENSVVKATLMKPSVVFNDGLSPIKMDKTELIFKNKQLLIQPQKITYETMELTGSYATFSNLLEAPKLEIFLKTTPNYYGDSIKDLLSAYKVVLPLDKISMPSSADLKLTLQFLKNTAPLFSVQGNVNLQEGTLSLYNIPLYTQNANISLDITQEYQYIYIETTHTRYENMLDLDAKIALDLNKKTLSLDSLVHKIRFNTNNNINMRSYGLNNAQDNPQPTKFSLDLKSLHSVIQEGENSEVFRRKIIDTIKAQSEDKFTKDVFYATGDTLKNLSLNFDFSNPNHMQWSVPQLLLEGEFKDNAYVFRIKDLKKIKPYSPIMKYFALEDGSLEVSTSDFINIDFFAKDLKITLPIYHSNGKQFDSLSLFGSINKDEISVYTPSKSISIKVKGDQKDITLNNIDLSIDDFLDSKMPAIAELFSKERKEKPSSKEIQDEDVFISAKQRYEKAHKIIPISTRIHAKDVVLIYKKMPFPLENLDIVAQDDRVKIDGNYKNAMIMADLVHGALYLKAHNFSGDYINTILQKDFVEGGLFTLIGALEDQVFNGELKFQNTSLKNFALMQNMVNLINTIPSLIVFRNPHLGANGYQIKKGSVVFGITKEYLGLEKIDLIGKTLDIAGNGIIELDKNKLDLNLEVSTIKALSNVLNKIPIVGYLVLGKGGKITTNVNVKGTLDKPKTQVTLASDIIQAPFKILRRIFTPIDIIVDEIKKNIESKRK from the coding sequence ATGAATAAAAGAAAACATGTATCCAAGAAAGTATTTAATGTCATTATCTTGTTTGTGGCAGTATTCACTCTTTTAGTCGTCATTCACAAAACCCTTTCAAACGGCATTCACATACAAAATTTAAAAATCGGGAAGCTTGGCATTTCTGAATTATACTTAAAACTCAATAACAAGCTTTCTTTAGAAGTTGAACGCATTGATCTCTCTTCTTTCTTCCATCAAAAACCCACTAAAAAGCGTTTAGAAGTTTCTGATCTGATTAAAAATATCCGTTATGGCATCTGGGCGGTGTCTTATTTTGAAAAACTTAAAGTCAAAGAAATCATTTTAGACGATAAAAATAAAGCCAATATCTTTTTTGATGGGAATAAATACGAGTTAGAATTTCCAGGAGTCAAAGGGGAATTTTCCCTAGAAGATGATAAAAATATCAAGCTTAAAATCATCAATTTGCTTTTTAAAGACATTAAAGTCCAAGTGGATGGCAACGCCCACTATTCACCTAAAGCTAGGAAAATGGCGTTCAATTTGATTGTCAAGCCTTTAATTGAACCCAGCGCTGCAATTTATTTGCAAGGGCTAACCGATTTAAAAACCATAGAATTAAAAATTAACACTTCCCCAATGAAAAGCTTGGCGTTTTTAAAGCCTCTTTTCCAACGCCAATCGCAAAAAAATTTAAAAACATGGATTTTTGATAAAATCCAATTTGCTAGTTTTAAGATTGATAACGCTTTAATTAAAGCTAATTTCACTCCTGGCGAGTTTGTCCCATCGCTTTTGGAAAATTCTGTAGTTAAAGCCACTTTGATGAAACCTTCAGTCGTTTTTAATGATGGCTTATCGCCCATTAAAATGGATAAAACCGAATTGATCTTCAAAAACAAACAGCTCCTCATACAGCCCCAAAAAATCACTTATGAAACCATGGAATTAACCGGCTCTTACGCCACTTTTTCCAATTTGTTAGAAGCCCCCAAGTTGGAGATTTTTTTAAAAACGACCCCTAATTATTATGGCGATAGCATTAAGGATTTATTGAGCGCTTATAAAGTCGTTTTACCTTTGGATAAAATCAGCATGCCATCTAGCGCGGATTTGAAACTCACCTTACAATTCTTGAAAAACACCGCCCCCTTATTTAGCGTTCAAGGCAATGTTAATTTGCAAGAAGGCACTCTCTCGCTCTATAATATCCCCCTTTATACGCAAAACGCTAATATAAGCTTAGATATTACCCAAGAATACCAATACATTTACATAGAAACTACCCACACCCGCTATGAAAACATGCTGGATTTAGACGCTAAAATCGCTTTAGATTTGAATAAAAAAACCCTTTCTTTGGATTCTTTAGTCCATAAAATACGATTCAACACTAACAATAATATCAACATGCGTTCTTATGGCTTGAATAACGCCCAAGATAACCCACAGCCTACTAAATTTTCTTTAGATTTAAAAAGCTTGCATTCTGTTATTCAAGAGGGTGAAAACTCAGAGGTTTTTAGACGAAAAATCATAGACACCATTAAAGCCCAAAGCGAAGATAAATTCACTAAAGATGTTTTCTACGCTACAGGAGACACTCTTAAAAACCTTTCTTTGAATTTTGATTTTTCTAACCCCAACCACATGCAATGGAGCGTGCCACAACTCTTATTAGAGGGCGAATTTAAGGATAACGCCTATGTTTTTAGGATCAAAGATTTGAAAAAAATCAAGCCCTATTCCCCTATTATGAAATATTTCGCCTTAGAAGATGGCTCTTTAGAAGTTTCTACGAGCGATTTTATTAATATTGATTTTTTTGCTAAGGATTTAAAAATCACTTTACCCATCTATCATAGCAACGGCAAGCAATTTGATTCCCTCTCTTTATTTGGTTCTATCAATAAAGATGAAATTTCTGTCTATACTCCAAGCAAAAGCATATCCATAAAAGTTAAGGGGGATCAAAAGGATATTACCCTTAATAACATTGATTTGAGTATTGATGATTTCTTGGATAGTAAAATGCCAGCTATTGCGGAATTATTCTCAAAAGAACGAAAAGAAAAGCCTAGCTCTAAAGAAATCCAAGATGAAGATGTTTTCATTAGCGCCAAACAACGCTATGAAAAAGCCCACAAAATTATCCCTATCTCTACACGCATCCATGCTAAAGATGTCGTGCTGATCTATAAAAAAATGCCTTTTCCTTTAGAAAATCTTGACATTGTCGCTCAAGACGATAGGGTGAAAATTGATGGCAATTATAAAAACGCCATGATCATGGCGGATTTAGTGCATGGGGCTTTGTATCTTAAGGCTCATAATTTTAGCGGAGATTATATCAACACCATCCTCCAAAAAGATTTCGTAGAAGGAGGCTTATTCACGCTTATTGGGGCTCTTGAAGATCAGGTTTTCAATGGCGAATTGAAATTCCAAAACACAAGCTTAAAGAATTTCGCCCTCATGCAAAACATGGTCAATCTCATCAACACCATTCCCTCTCTCATTGTCTTTAGGAACCCTCATTTAGGGGCTAATGGCTATCAAATCAAAAAGGGGTCTGTTGTTTTTGGGATCACTAAAGAATATTTAGGGTTAGAAAAAATTGATCTTATCGGCAAAACGCTTGATATTGCTGGTAATGGGATCATTGAATTAGACAAAAACAAATTAGATTTGAATTTAGAAGTTTCCACTATCAAGGCTTTGAGTAATGTTTTAAATAAAATCCCTATCGTGGGCTATCTTGTCTTAGGAAAAGGAGGTAAAATCACCACTAATGTGAATGTCAAAGGCACGCTGGATAAACCTAAAACTCAAGTCACTTTAGCATCAGATATTATCCAAGCGCCTTTTAAAATCTTGCGCCGTATTTTCACACCTATTGACATCATCGTGGATGAAATCAAAAAAAACATTGAATCAAAAAGGAAGTAA